One Siniperca chuatsi isolate FFG_IHB_CAS linkage group LG3, ASM2008510v1, whole genome shotgun sequence genomic region harbors:
- the LOC122873631 gene encoding protein ELFN1-like gives MASISGRLSPIDIVTTSQMAQRTGQGRQRHNVTGGTSSVVLSTSGSFLCWLALLSVMRLPMVTADCWLIEGEKGFVWLAICSMNQPPYEAIPSHINSTIVDLRLNENKIRSVHYSSLSRFGNLTYLNLTKNDISYVEDGAFSAQFNLQVLQMGFNKLRNLTEGMLRGLGKLQYLYLQANLIETVTPNTFWECPNIENIDLSMNRIQVLDGSLFSGLSKLTTCELYTNPFNCSCELLGFLRWLSAFPNRTSERMVCDSPQGFFGYNLLSQNPRLPTQRNALHVLNLVCADDGSSVTSFYVIGSADSTTMPPDFASPCGLDDCASGTPPDEVISLSPIFSDANPIMTLKQVLHSSAVITVQIPHPYRKMYILVLYNNSFFTDIQNLKNQREDIELKNLKPNTDYRYCVASIRNSLRFNHTCLTISTGRRAGAERIANQSSATHYIMTILGCLFGMLLFLGLIVHCLRKKRIMEEKERKMSRIQRTLIELKYGGEGDIEGGSGGSVSQKLGAGESLSRMPYLPQGGEIDPYKLQEVIETPAHKPAKLNYMEVRGSGIEREREREREREREREREREREREREREMSPQANPQGSVAEISTIAKEVDKVNQIINNCIDALKSESTSFQQGIKSPSSAGGGAVSTAEPQLVLLSEQGERGERGGEFLSPVYKGGRGGREERGRSYHHSLQRHHSIEAPPTSKRPSTSSSPGSARSPRSFRSEGGYHTSETRYIERTSPGERGERGGGGGEAIRTVTPAAAILRAEAQRIRQYNEHRHSYPGSQQHLQELQHHPQMLQELHHHPGGRKPSMLDPLTLSRQAKQRELAYSQLSPHYPLSPQYHNLSYCSSPEEDEEEEGLLCTPTLGLWERFKLHRKRHRQASMEDEGYVAAGHALRRKVQFAKDEDLHDILDYWKGVSAQQKT, from the exons ATGGCAAGCATCTCTGGTCGGCTTTCTCCAATAGATATTGTGACGACATCCCAAATGGCTCAGAGGACAGGACAGGGACGGCAGAGACATAACGTGACAGGAGGTACTTCATCAGTGGTCCTGTCCACATCCGGCTCCTTCCTCTGTTGGCTCGCCCTGCTGTCAGTAATGCGGTTGCCAATGGTAACAGCTGACTGCTGGCTTATCGAAGGAGAGAAAGGCTTTGTGTGGCTGGCTATCTGCAGTATGAACCAGCCGCCTTATGAGGCCATCCCATCCCACATTAACAG CACTATTGTGGATCTGAGGCTGAATGAGAACAAGATACGCTCGGTCCATTATTCTTCACTCAGTCGCTTTGGCAACCTCACCTATCTGAACCTCACCAAGAACGATATCAGCTATGTGGAAGACGGAGCATTCTCAGCACAATTCAACCTGCAG GTTCTCCAGATGGGTTTTAACAAGTTGAGGAACCTGACAGAGGGGATGCTGCGAGGCCTGGGCAAGCTGCAGTATCTCTACCTGCAAGCCAACCTCATCGAGACTGTTACACCCAACACCTTCTGGGAATGCCCCAACATAGAGAATATAGACCTCTCCATGAACAG GATCCAGGTGCTGGATGGCAGTTTGTTCTCTGGACTCTCTAAGCTGACCACCTGTGAACTTTACACCAACCCCTTCAACTGCTCTTGTGAGCTGCTGGGTTTCCTACGCTGGCTATCAGCCTTCCCCAACAGGACCAGTGAGAGGATGGTGTGCGACTCCCCTCAAGGATTCTTCGGCTACAACCTCCTGAGCCAGAACCCCCGGTTGCCTACCCAACGCAACGCTCTGCACGTGCTCAATCTTGTATGTGCAGACGACGGCAGTAGTGTGACATCCTTCTATGTTATTGGCTCAGCCGATTCCACCACCATGCCCCCAGATTTTGCCTCTCCCTGCGGATTGGACGATTGTGCTTCGGGGACCCCTCCTGATGAGGTAATCAGCTTAAGTCCCATTTTCTCTGATGCCAATCCAATCATGACGCTCAAACAGGTGCTACATTCAAGCGCTGTGATAACGGTTCAGATTCCTCATCCGTACAGGAAAATGTACATCCTGGTGCTTTATAACAACAGCTTCTTCACAGATATCCAGAATCTGAAAAATCAAAGAGAAGATATTGAGCTAAAGAACTTGAAACCTAACACCGACTACAGGTACTGTGTGGCTTCTATACGAAACTCCCTGCGCTTCAACCACACCTGTCTGACCATCTCCACTGGCCGCCGGGCCGGGGCTGAGAGGATAGCTAATCAGTCGTCAGCCACCCACTACATTATGACTATTTTGGGCTGTTTATTTGGCATGCTACTCTTCCTTGGCCTAATTGTCCACTgcctgaggaagaagaggatcatggaggagaaggagaggaagatgagCAGGATCCAGAGGACTCTGATAGAGCTCAAGTATGGTGGAGAAGGGGATATagagggagggagtggaggATCTGTTTCCCAGAAGCTTGGCGCAGGGGAAAGTCTGTCCAGAATGCCTTACCTTCCTCAAGGTGGTGAGATAGATCCATACAAGCTGCAGGAGGTGATAGAAACACCGGCGCACAAGCCTGCTAAACTTAACTACATGGAGGTGAGAGGGTCTGGCAttgaaagggagagggagagagaaagagaaagagagcgagaaagagaaagagagcgagaaagagaaagagagcgagaaagagagatgtCGCCACAAGCAAATCCCCAGGGCTCAGTAGCAGAGATCTCAACCATTGCTAAAGAAGTTGATAAAGTTAACCAGATCATCAACAACTGTATAGATGCTCTCAAATCTGAGTCTACCTCCTTTCAACAGGGGATCAAATCCCCCTCTTCTGCAGGCGGAGGGGCTGTTTCAACTGCAGAGCCGCAGCTGGTGCTTCTCTCTGagcaaggagagagaggagaaagaggaggcgAGTTCCTCTCTCCAGTGTataagggaggaagaggaggaagagaagaaagagggagaagctACCATCATTCACTGCAGCGACACCACAGCATAGAGGCTCCTCCAACCTCCAAAAGGCCCAGCACCTCCTCTTCTCCTGGCTCTGCCCGGAGCCCTCGCTCATTCCGCTCAGAGGGAGGCTATCATACGTCAGAGACCCGCTATATCGAAAGAACCTCacctggagagagaggagaaaggggagGCGGTGGAGGAGAGGCCATCCGTACAGTCACCCCGGCAGCGGCTATCTTGCGAGCTGAAGCTCAGAGAATCCGTCAGTACAATGAACACCGCCACTCCTATCCCGGCTCCCAGCAGCACCTCCAGGAGCTGCAGCACCACCCCCAGATGCTGCAGGAGCTTCACCACCACCCAGGGGGCCGTAAGCCCTCCATGTTAGACCCCCTCACCCTCAGCAGGCAGGCCAAGCAACGGGAGCTGGCCTACTCCCAGCTATCGCCACACTATCCGCTCTCACCCCAGTACCACAACCTCAGTTACTGCTCCAGCCcagaggaagacgaggaggaggaagggctCCTCTGCACGCCGACCCTGGGGCTGTGGGAGAGGTTTAAACTGCACCGTAAGAGGCACCGACAGGCGTCCATGGAGGACGAAGGATACGTGGCAGCCGGACACGCACTGAGGCGAAAGGTTCAGTTTGCCAAGGATGAGGATCTTCACGACATACTGGACTACTGGAAGGGTGTGTCCGCCCAGCAGAAGACCTGA